aaatgacAAAAGGGAATGGATAATTAGGAAAAATATATGTGGATGTGGAATAATATCGTCGAGTCACTGTTCTCTTGGAAATATTCTGGCTGGTGATTTCTTGGGATTCAGACCTATTAACTTTTGCTTACGCAATTGCGTGATTTATAATTAGACGATATCCTGGATATGAGATTTTGCCTTAAAAGGATTTGTGTAGATCTGTTTCTATTTGGGTTATTCAAATACCAATCGGAGTTGCACGAAAAATGGTGACTATTCTTGGTTAGGACCGAGCAAATCGTGCTGCAGCCAACAATCAAGAGGGGAGAGATCACGATTAAACAATAATTTGGCAAAGCACTTTTAGGTAGGGGTGagcatcgaattcgaattcggtaattcggtagGTTGAAATCGGTAATTTTCGGTAAATGGTTCTGGAAATATTCGACCTAATTCGCATTCGAATTAGACActaccgaattcgaattcaacccgaattcaattcggtaaacaaaaaaataccgaattaccgaattccaGAAAACTGCAAGGGTCGCCAATATCTCTTCGTTCTCGTACTCACTCAGGCACACCACACAAATTTCAGCCTCTTCACGCTCAGCCTGTTTTACACCAGGTGTTGTATGATACCTTCTAGTCTTCAGATGTTGGGAGATGGTTTCTTCCAGCCAATCATCTCCAGGGCCATCCGATTCTTCAACATCAGCATTCGAATCTTCATACAGATCAAACACCGTAGGCTCCTGCCCATGACTCAGTTCAACCAATGCAGTCTCTTCTTCTGGCTCAATCCTAATCCGCATGAAGATATTTGAAAACTGGTAATCAGATTCTTGAAACCAGCCACCAGTATTATTAGTGTTGTTCTCCTCGTACTCCCCAGCCGGAGAAAGAAGTACGAGGTTTGCTGGTTGACTGATGTGGTGATGATTATCAAAGCCAGTTGCTGCTTGCACATAATTCCCTTGCATCAACATTGCAGTGTTGTATGGCAGAGGGCCAAGAGTGAAACAAGAGGCAGGTAGTATTGGATAATGGTGGCAAGGAGGATATTCCAGGCTGCTGAAACCATAAATGGGCAGCGGAGAATGAGGGTACATCGTAATCTGATTGGGAAAGTAAATATTTTACCGTTTTACAaaattcaattcgaattcggtaaatCCGAATTCAAAAACCCCAAAACCAAATTCGACCCTAATTCGATTCTTACTAATTCGATACCACTGATTTACCGaccgaattaccgaattaccgaattcgaattacCAAATTGAAATCGATTTCGATCGGTAATTCGGTAATTACCGTAATTGCTCACCCCTACTTTTAGGTTTGGTTTCTGTACACgatacccttttttttttttttgttagttgGGGTTGTCCGGGCCTACACCCGACTACTCCCCCAATCGAGGAGAGCGGGTCCCACCGATTCTCAGGAAATTATGCCGGATTGCTGAGCTCGGGATCGAACCCAGGCCGTCTCACCCTAATGAGGGCTACACGACCACCCGAGCAACCCGCCACCTTGAATAGCTCGTCAATTTGATTCAAAGTCTAGAAGATGGGAAgacaaaaatttcaagatgcTGAAATTTACATTGTAATATGTGCATTCTTGGAGACTCTCCACTGAAACAGTAACAATGTGCGTCTTTTTCTAATCTAGAAGGCAGCACTCGAAACGAAACTTCCATTTTTCTAGCACGAAACTTCATGCTTGAAGTTCTCTCGTTGGTGTTGAAGTGTCGTGCCTTTGTTTAGATTGGTTATTGGACAACGTTCACATTATTAGATAGTTCGAATGCTAACAAATAATGGAATTTGTGGAAGTATAAATATCTGTTAAAAAAGAATTCGGGAGGGCCGATCTGCAGTGGATTCTTATTAGTAGCATATTTTAATCTTGCATTCCTAAATTAGAAATCGACGTATATTGAGGTATAGAGATTTGAACATGAAATAATTTAAACTGTTTCAAGATAAGGGCTTCTACACCAGTCTTTTCTTCTTTGGAcctctcctttctttttccgAACTTTGCATTTCATTGGTTGCTTCTAAATGGAGATATCTAACGCGGGAGTACCTTGACTATAAGGTGGCTCAGACAGATGGCGATGGGTTGAAGccacttttcacttttcacctaAATATTTTCCATCCCAATCTGTTATCTAAATTCAACTTTTTCCCTCGTTAGAATGTGAAGAAACATGGCACGTAGTGTTAAAAGACGAGCTAAACTATTCGAATTGGATTTGTCTTGATAAGACTTCATTTGCATTTGATCTGTCACTAATCAAACCAAACTTGAATAGCAAGTTGTATTTGATTAACTCTCAAACTGAGGTTAAGTTTGGCTTGATTAACATAACGTTAAAATTTATGTGTAGAAAGTTTTAAACTACTCGAATTCGACTGAACAAAAACTGATTTGAATTCGGTTTAAtgagcaaacaagtcaaatttgATTACAATTTTAAACTTATAAATTTATCAAACAAACTTGAATATTAGGGTATTTCACTTGATTAAACTTGCTTACATCCTTAAAGATACTCAAATAGTTATGATCTAACTTCCTTGTTCCTAAGAAATTGGGGTTTGGGAGACAAACATATTGCTTAATAAATGAATCGAATCATATAACATAATAATGGCTCTGCTCTTTAGAATTAAGCAAAAACATATGAATCAGATATAAGAATATTAGCTATTCAAAATTTAATCTGGTTTTGGTAAAAGTTTCTATGCGCGTGACAACCCTTTAGCGATTCGCAGAGAAATTTATCAACCGAGTCGTATACATGGTAAGAGAACCAGCAGGCGTTAAGGAAAAAGCTGAATTTTCATTTACGCGATAAAGTTTGTTTCTGATAATGGGTCCACTGTGCAATAAATAGTCAGTTGTGAGGTCCAAATCACAATAAACAAAAACATTAGATATTAAACAGTGTCGCCATTAATACCAGAAGGTTCCTTGTCATACTTCAATTTAACTTGAAATGGTCAAGAATTTTAGGCCTACACTGCCATGGCAATTTTCCTTCTCTTGAAAAAATTGCcctgaaaaaaagaagaagaaagacttTTAATCTTACATCATCTTCTTTGGAACCCATCTCTTACCCTTTAAGATTGTGAAGGGCAATATTTTCATGATGGACAAAATTGCTCTGATGGGGTAGGAGTTGCTCCGTCATTTACAATAGCCAAGAAAAGAGGGCAGGTCTAGAAATTAAGATACCATAAATATCACCGGGACTAGAAATAGACAGTGACAAATTAGTACTCGTAGAGAAAGTCTCTTCAATTTATTTACCCTCACAGGAGCGCGTGAAACCACTTTTTCCATGCAAACAATTTTTGCAAATTCTGTAACTATATGTCCTTGTAAATTGAGTGTTATAAAATAGTAAGTGATTATGTTGTGGCTGGGAACTCTTTAGTGATTCTCCTGAGCTTTCATAAATTCTACAAGAAACCCAAACCCTTAATCCCATCAGTTCTTAATCATGGGAACAAGTAATTGCTGGTTTCTTGAGTTGTATGATGAACCTTGTACATAAGTTTAAAATAAGCTGGCCACCTAATTAATTCGATCTGGTAAGACCCTCTACCTATGTTGCATCTAGGGAAGGTAAAAAGCATTCACATAAGTACGTAGCGTATTTTGTTTTGGTCACAATTAACAAGAAGTGAGGTTTGCCCAATTGCATTGCATTTCTTGCTGTTTCcacacacaaaaacacacaGAAAGGCAAATGGAACAAGCAATCCCACCACGAAGGTGGTGGGATTTAATGTTGAAAGAGGAGAATACATGATAGATAGAGGGCCAAAACGCACTTCATCTTTTCTTAATTAATATGCTTCATATTTGTTCAATTAGCTATTTAACGTTTCTAGCTCAGTTTTGTTCCGTGGGCTAATTTCTCAGTACTGTGTGCTAggtactaattatttttttgtttcttgatcATGTCATCCTTATGCTTACACATGGACATGTATCATAACACTCTTCAACATTTTTTTGTTTATGCATTATTAGGTTGGAGCAACATTTGAGGTGAGATTCATGAATGATCCTAGGAATTACTTTTGAATGCCTTTTATATAGAAAACACCGTTCAATATCCTAAAACCTTACAGCAAAATTATCATAAAAAACACCTATAGCAAAGAAACCATCTGAATGTAGCCCAAAGCTTCTTTTCCAAAAAGTAATGAAAAATGGCTATTACTATTTGATTTAATCACAAAATAACATGCAGGTTACGACTAACGTAGTCCAAAGTTAAAAACTAAGACCCCTTAGGTGAAGCAAGAATGGTAGAAGTGGGAAAAATACAAAGAACTAGATACAGCCTGATACTGATcattaaaattaagaaaaaaaaaagtaggttaattaaggaaaaaaatgttaaaatattTTCTGGACCATGAATATCACCTGCACATGAATCACCAGCGCGTGCCCACATGACTCCCTGGCAAACGAACGAAACCAGCCGCGTTTAATTTCCTCGAACTTTTAATCTAGTCCTTACCAATGACTTAGTATCTAAGTAAATCCCCACACGCTCAATTTCATTGCAACTGCGCTGATCTGATTCACACACACAACACACCCTGATTATAATTCCACGCATATATAAACTACTCACAGGAAACAAATTGTTCGCGTAAATTACCTTCAGCACCTAAAAGGCACAAACGAGCCTAGCTAGATCGTTTGTTTGGGCTCGTTTGTTTCCTTGTGCTGCTGAATCATATACTCATATTTGCAAGGTTAGCTGCCACCACTTTTGTGTTCATATCAGAAGCTTAGTAAGGCTAGCAACGATCAAAGACTGAGCATGGGAAAGAGGCTTGATGCTCTATTTGGAAGAAGTTTGAAGACAAGCAAATTACAGGCCAACATTAAGCTTGGTATTTCAAGGCTTCCTGTCCTCAAAAACCAGCGCCAGGCTCGTTGCACCGTGGCCCGTTCTGATGTTCTTCAATTCCTGAGCCTAGGTCAGCATGAGAGAGCTCTTCTTAGGGTGAGTGATTGGCTTTTCTTGATGTTTTCCTTTCTGTATTTTTGTTTGTTCTTAGTGGCTTTTTGTGCCGAATATGGTTCTGTTCCGATAGGTTGAACAAGTGATCAAGGAGCAGAACATGTTGGATGTGTATGTTATAATAGAACGCTATTGCCATCAGTTGACTGAGAGGATCAACCTCATTGAGCATGAAAGGTTGGTTTTTCTTTATTAAGTTTGACGTGGTACAAGaagttgattttttttggttgatCAATAATGGTATTGTTTCCTGGCTGCAGAGTGTGTCCTGAGGAATTGAAGGAGACAGTATCAAGCTTGATTTATGCAGCTTCAAGATGCGGGGACTTCCCTGAACTTCAAGAGATTCGTGCAATTTTTACGTCCCGTTTTGGGAAGGAATTTGTAGCTCGAGCTGTTGAGTTACGAAACAATTGTGGAGTTAATCCTCAAGTAAAGCTAATTGACAAAAACAGGCCCAATGAAAAATTGTTTGTTTTTAGGAAGTCAATAAAAAAGTTTGTTTTCTTATGCGTATTTGTTGTATGCAGATGATACAGAAGCTATCTACCAGGATGCCAAGCTTGGAGAACAGAATGATGGTGCTCAAGGAAATTGCTACAGAGAACAACATTGTTCTGCAAATTGAAGAAGTGGAAGTAGAAATATCGAAGGTAAAGTAAGCTGTTCTTATCAAGGAGAGTGCAGGACCAGAGTATTGTCCTCTATGTGTAGTGCACAAAGCTCAACTTACTCTTTCATTTATATGATTTGCAGGCGCAAAAGGAGACTGATACAAAGCAGGGTCAAGCAAAACCAAAAACACCAACTCACTCTGGAGATTTAGGAAGTGTTGAAGGATGTTCGGACTCGATGGAAGTGAGGAATAAATATAAGGATGTAGCTGCTGCAGCACAAGCAGCGTTTGAATCAGCAGCTTATGCAGCTGCTGCTGCAAGAGCAGCTGTGGAACTGTCCCGATCTGACTCACATGATCCCGATGATCTGAATAGTACAAAACTGCAGCCAAGAGTCACGTCAAGAACTCGTCAGTCATTTAAATCCAATTCCCAAActggagaagaaaaagaaattgatgaAGAGAAAGTAGGAATGGCATTTGAGAAAATCCACCCTGCTCAACACTATTCTTCTGAGTCTGAGGACGAAAAGATTATAGCAGAAAACTTCAAACAACGCAAGAATGAAGGGGAGATTAAAAGGTCATTGTCTACATCGAGCTCAGAATCATTTGATAACAACTTCAGTGGAACTAGAACATATTGCGATGACGAGCTTCTGATGAAGCTAGAGGAAAAGGAGATAGTTTTtgatgaaagtgatgatgagACTAAGGAGAAAAGCAGAACATTTTTGTCAAGAACCAAAGATTTAGGTTTAGAAGATAAGCAAACTTCGCAAAGGAAGAAGATTCCGGATTCTGAACAAAGGTATTCTATTAAAGGAGATATCAACGAAGACGACTTCGGATTACCTTCCTCTCCAGCTCACAAGCACTTTTCTTTAAGATCTCACGCTGGCCTCAAGAAGGAAAAAGCGACAGAGAAGTTCATCAGCTCTCGTGCAGACCACTTGAATATGGAGAAGAGGCCAATTTCTGTCAGAACTAAAAGGACGTATGGTCGGTGACAAGCTGATGGAGATAGCACATACTACCAGAGCACTAAGTATTGTGAATTGCATTAATCTCTCTGGCTGTTTTTGCAGATTATATTTTTCTTTGTTCATTTTTTGAGAATAATGGTTGTTAATTCATTATGTTGGTTTTCTTGGTTACATGATTTGTAGGGGGAAGATTGGGTTGGATGTTAAGGTGGGGGGGATTGTGAGACCTCTCagatacccaaaaaaaaaaggtggttACTTGATTTGTAAAGCATATAGCTATTGTATCCTTTATCAAGATTCAGAATTTTCATACATGAGTTTTCCTTTCAATTTGATGCAAATACCCGTGAAACCATTACTCCAAAAAAGCTACTTAAATGGAAAAAAGAGGCATAACATATTTACCAAGGCTCCAAGCGAATCAAAATGTATTGGACGAAGCTTGGGTGCTGCAGCCTACAGGCAGTAAAACTGAAGGCATCTtacaaagaaaattttcatggCCGAATTGGCTATTTTCAACAGCAGAATGTACATACCTACCTAAAATGCAAGTAAATGCTATTGTGGTTAACAATTTATCCCATAACTGCTTTTAAATAACAAGCTTTTGCCAACAACAAAAGCGAAAAGGTTACAGTCCAGGAGATCAGAAGTAGATTTTTTTTATAAGAGACTCTGAAATGAAGACTTCGTATGTAGGATTAAGAGTTCATGGTAGTAAAGTATCGAGCTCTACTGCTTAAGAGTCCTCTAAGCCAAATTTGATTTCTACGCTGACTGCAAAACCATTTGATTTATTCCAGTTTGAAAAGGTTTATCACATGATGAAAGTAGATCATATTGAAATAGCTAACCGGTAAGGATAATTAGGTGAAAACCATAATTGTCATCTTTAAAGCTCTTGTCTTGACTGTTGATCAGACTAATGATCTTTCTTCTAATTTGTTCTAGTTCAAAGCTCAGATGTATTCGACTGTCAATCTGAAGTATGGTAGAAGTTGTACagtgaaaataaaaacaaaatgaatcAAATAGAAGCAGAAACTTTATTCACATAAAATAGTCATTTGAG
This portion of the Coffea eugenioides isolate CCC68of chromosome 11, Ceug_1.0, whole genome shotgun sequence genome encodes:
- the LOC113751104 gene encoding uncharacterized protein LOC113751104 — translated: MGKRLDALFGRSLKTSKLQANIKLGISRLPVLKNQRQARCTVARSDVLQFLSLGQHERALLRVEQVIKEQNMLDVYVIIERYCHQLTERINLIEHERVCPEELKETVSSLIYAASRCGDFPELQEIRAIFTSRFGKEFVARAVELRNNCGVNPQMIQKLSTRMPSLENRMMVLKEIATENNIVLQIEEVEVEISKAQKETDTKQGQAKPKTPTHSGDLGSVEGCSDSMEVRNKYKDVAAAAQAAFESAAYAAAAARAAVELSRSDSHDPDDLNSTKLQPRVTSRTRQSFKSNSQTGEEKEIDEEKVGMAFEKIHPAQHYSSESEDEKIIAENFKQRKNEGEIKRSLSTSSSESFDNNFSGTRTYCDDELLMKLEEKEIVFDESDDETKEKSRTFLSRTKDLGLEDKQTSQRKKIPDSEQRYSIKGDINEDDFGLPSSPAHKHFSLRSHAGLKKEKATEKFISSRADHLNMEKRPISVRTKRTYGR